The Rosa rugosa chromosome 1, drRosRugo1.1, whole genome shotgun sequence genomic sequence TTCCTACTGCCGACCTTTTCATTTGCATTTTAAGTTTCCCTTCCCAATTTTCAATTCAAACATAAAACATAGCAAAACACCTTTATATAGCATGCACGATGAACCAAGCCAAGACAAAACGAAATCCATATCATACCTGTCTGTCTCTGGTTGGATTAGTTGTGTAAAGGCTacagatttttgtttttttgttcagAATTTGAAGGTTTGAGCCATGGACGGAAAAGTACATAGGTTTCTCCATGGAACACTTGAAGCTACCATCTTCCATGCCACACCTTACATACCACCACCATTCCCCTTCAATGTAAGTACTAATCGATCTATGAACTAGGAAAACTGAAGTAAACGATTTAGATCAAAGTTTAATATTGCGTAAAAGGATTCAATTTTTGTTCTAATTAACAAAAACTTGTGTTTTGCAGTGTATATTTGGAAATGGGAAGCCAGCGTATGTGACCATCAAGATAGACAACAAGAAAGTAGCAAAAACAACCCATGAACGCGACCGCGTATGGAACCAAACCTTTCAAATCCTATGTGCTCATTCATCAGATTCAATCATTACCATTACAATGAAAACAAAATGCACCACCTTGGGGAAATTTCAAATCCATGCTCATCAGATACTAAGTGAAGCAAGCTTTATTAATGGTAATCTCCCTCTCCTAATAGAAAGTGGGAAGCCAAATCCAGAACTTAAGCTCCGGTTCATGTTATGGTTTAAACCGGCGGAATTTGAACCAAGTTGGGGGAAAATGATTAGTTATGGTGAATTCCAAGGGCTGAGGAATGCAACATTTCCACAGAGATCCAATAGTCATGTCATTCTTTATCAAGATGCTCACCATTGCTCAAGTTTCAAGCCTTCGCCTGAGTTTTGTGGGACTCCAAGAAGACTATGGGAGGATGTATACAAAGCTATTGAGGGTGCAGAACATTTGATTTACATTGCAGGCTGGTCTTTTAATCCAAAAATGGTCCTGGTAATGAATTCGCAACCCTACTATTTCTTAGCTACAAAATAGTCTCAGTTATATTGTTTTCGGAACCTAATTTGCATGATCTTAACCAGGTCAGGGATCCTCAAACAGCAATCCCACATGCAAGAGGAGTGAAGCTTGGTGAACTTTTGAAACAGAAAGCTGAGGAAGGCGTGGCGGTGAGAATTATGCTTTGGGATGATGAAACATCTTTACCACTTATCAAGAATGAAGGAATTATGAGAACACATGATGAAGATGCATTTGCCTACTTTTCACACACCAAAGTAGTGTGCAAATTGTGCCCAAGGTTGCACCGTAAGTTCCCCACAATCTTCTCTCACCATCAGAAAACAATAACAGTAGACACTAAATGTTGCATTAGTCCAAGGGAGAGAGAAATTATGAGCTTCATTGGTGGGCTGGATCTATGTGATGGGCGCTATGACACCGAGCAACATTCATTGTTCCACACACTCAACACAGAATCACATTGCTATGATTTCTACCAGACGAACATTGCGGGGTCTAGCCTCCAAAAAGGAGGGCCAAGAACACCATGGCACGATGCCCATGCTTGTATAACTGGGGAGGCTGCTTGGGATGTGCTAACGAATTTCGAGCAACGATGGAGTAAACAATGTGATCCTTCTGTATTGGTTCCTGCGAGCACCTTAACAAGCTTGATTCGGCAGACTTATGCAAGCAAACCCTCTGAAAGGGGTTGGAATGTTCAAGTGCTCAGATCAATTGACCACGTTTCGGCGTCCCAATTGTTCGGAAACTTGACTGTGGAGCAAAGCATTCATGAGGCTTATGTGAAAGCAATTAGAGGTGCCGATAGGTTTATCTACATTGAGAACCAATATTTCATAGGAGGGTGTCATTTGTGGGAGAGGGACCAACATTGTGGGTGTATAAACTTGATTCCAATTGAGATTGCACTCAAGGTGGCCAATAAGATAAAAGCAAAGGAGCGGTTTGGAGTGTACATAGTAATACCAATGTGGCCAGAAGGTCTACCTGAGAGTGAATCAGTGCAGGATATACTTCATTTGACTAGAGAAACAATGTCAATGATGTATAAGATGATTGGAGAAGCTATAAAAGAA encodes the following:
- the LOC133740673 gene encoding phospholipase D alpha 4 isoform X1; this encodes MDGKVHRFLHGTLEATIFHATPYIPPPFPFNCIFGNGKPAYVTIKIDNKKVAKTTHERDRVWNQTFQILCAHSSDSIITITMKTKCTTLGKFQIHAHQILSEASFINGNLPLLIESGKPNPELKLRFMLWFKPAEFEPSWGKMISYGEFQGLRNATFPQRSNSHVILYQDAHHCSSFKPSPEFCGTPRRLWEDVYKAIEGAEHLIYIAGWSFNPKMVLVRDPQTAIPHARGVKLGELLKQKAEEGVAVRIMLWDDETSLPLIKNEGIMRTHDEDAFAYFSHTKVVCKLCPRLHRKFPTIFSHHQKTITVDTKCCISPREREIMSFIGGLDLCDGRYDTEQHSLFHTLNTESHCYDFYQTNIAGSSLQKGGPRTPWHDAHACITGEAAWDVLTNFEQRWSKQCDPSVLVPASTLTSLIRQTYASKPSERGWNVQVLRSIDHVSASQLFGNLTVEQSIHEAYVKAIRGADRFIYIENQYFIGGCHLWERDQHCGCINLIPIEIALKVANKIKAKERFGVYIVIPMWPEGLPESESVQDILHLTRETMSMMYKMIGEAIKESGTQEHPRDYLNFYCLANREVETQGDFVAPHSPHSGTQYWNAQKHRRFMVYVHSKLMIVVSLFWCLLLSVDDAYLIIGSANINQRSMDGKRDTEIAIGCYQTIRDDDHDSKTIRMSSTGDIGAYRMSLWYEHTGRAEELYEHPESIECLKTVRYIGDQMWKTYSGEEVVDMEGVHLVTYPMSVTEDGFVEELVEGGGLFPDTKSLVKGKRSKVLLPIFTT
- the LOC133740673 gene encoding phospholipase D alpha 4 isoform X2, with product MDGKVHRFLHGTLEATIFHATPYIPPPFPFNCIFGNGKPAYVTIKIDNKKVAKTTHERDRVWNQTFQILCAHSSDSIITITMKTKCTTLGKFQIHAHQILSEASFINGNLPLLIESGKPNPELKLRFMLWFKPAEFEPSWGKMISYGEFQGLRNATFPQRSNSHVILYQDAHHCSSFKPSPEFCGTPRRLWEDVYKAIEGAEHLIYIAGWSFNPKMVLVRDPQTAIPHARGVKLGELLKQKAEEGVAVRIMLWDDETSLPLIKNEGIMRTHDEDAFAYFSHTKVVCKLCPRLHRKFPTIFSHHQKTITVDTKCCISPREREIMSFIGGLDLCDGRYDTEQHSLFHTLNTESHCYDFYQTNIAGSSLQKGGPRTPWHDAHACITGEAAWDVLTNFEQRWSKQCDPSVLVPASTLTSLIRQTYASKPSERGWNVQVLRSIDHVSASQLFGNLTVEQSIHEAYVKAIRGADRFIYIENQYFIGGCHLWERDQHCGCINLIPIEIALKVANKIKAKERFGVYIVIPMWPEGLPESESVQDILHLTRETMSMMYKMIGEAIKESGTQEHPRDYLNFYCLANREVETQGDFVAPHSPHSGTQYWNAQKHRRFMVYVHSKLMIVDDAYLIIGSANINQRSMDGKRDTEIAIGCYQTIRDDDHDSKTIRMSSTGDIGAYRMSLWYEHTGRAEELYEHPESIECLKTVRYIGDQMWKTYSGEEVVDMEGVHLVTYPMSVTEDGFVEELVEGGGLFPDTKSLVKGKRSKVLLPIFTT